Proteins co-encoded in one Phycodurus eques isolate BA_2022a chromosome 14, UOR_Pequ_1.1, whole genome shotgun sequence genomic window:
- the LOC133412520 gene encoding tumor necrosis factor alpha-induced protein 2-like isoform X3: protein MWGVNAAHVTRNSAPSTAGHAEPREAEPAAEPASAPPVPLTFEQHLSSLRLSEAGRLLLAREERLFGGDGDGDGGGGGGGGRRRREDADALAADRRALEEAVLRTLRSSLDAADVEALRSAVTFVQLEEEQDRIWERRGGMPPLPPPPWRLRCWREAHDTTLRSLVEERMDAPPTPSALRPGQSSIQADVHSMGRRLRRDLLLVLERVEPCYPGHLRICQQYAAWYHRCIGARLGKLADFGLDDQDCTFLLRWVNDFYPRLLQEVELAGEIGSPALEGLLPEDLLSPLEEQYLSRQQRELSTYVGRILDEARETWTEGGPPPREDGCFASPLAYDIIQMVNGMVSAAEKVVGDLQKAQNLTCQLQDLLHRFRTFQADVIKRNKANSAAFVKANLGCVAQFRDFLASRSRLFPEEVRQSCLSVLTDMKQSAHEYLLGPVHKNLKPHYRKLCSQEWLKKSRLDQLQCGLEDEMLRLQGPSRSCHQELIGQLHRDVSVEYVRRLLKGELRLKDKQQQQQAADNVDRDASALHDFFITHGSKEAWLQELLLMIAEVLKLQDLPAIQFQVASLATAFPDLSEKHVVSLLKLKSNLTREDKNNVKAVLSEIPPNSAQSQPFFSFVVVK from the exons ATGTGGGGCGTCAACGCGGCTCACGTCACGCGAAACAGCGCCCCCTCGACGGCCGGACACGCGGAGCCCCGAGAGGCCGAGCCCGCCGCGGAGC CCGCCTCGGCGCCGCCGGTGCCGCTGACCTTCGAGCAACACCTTTCGTCGCTGCGCCTGAGCGAGGCGGGCCGACTGCTGCTGGCCAGAGAGGAGCGCCTTTTCGGGGGCGACGGCGACGGCGatggcgggggcgggggcggagGCGGGCGACGGCGCCGGGAGGACGCGGACGCGCTGGCGGCCGACCGGCGGGCCTTGGAGGAGGCGGTGCTGCGGACGCTCAGGAGCTCGTTGGACGCGGCGGACGTCGAGGCCCTGAGGTCGGCAGTGACGTTCGtgcagctggaggaggagcaggaccGGATTTGGGAGCGACGCGGGGGCAtgccgccgctgccgccgccgccctgGAGGCTCAG GTGCTGGAGGGAAGCGCACGACACGACGCTGCGAAGCCTGGTGGAGGAGCGCATGGACGCCCCCCCGACGCCCTCCGCCCTGCGCCCGGGGCAGTCGTCCATCCAGGCCGACGTGCACAGCATGGGCCGGCGGCTGAGGCGCGACCTCCTGCTGGTGCTGGAGCGCGTGGAGCCGTGCTACCCCGGCCACCTCCGCATCTGCCAGCAGTACGCCGCCTGGTACCACCGCTGCATCGGCGCCAGGCTCGGGAAGCTGGCGGACTTCGGACTGGACGACCAGGACTGCACCTTCCTGCTGCGCTGGGTCAACGACTTTTACCCGCG ATTGCTTCAAGAAGTCGAGCTGGCGGGTGAGATCGGCAGCCCAGCGCTTGAAGGGCTCCTGCCCGAAGATCTGCTCTCCCCTCTGGAGGAGCAATACCTCAGCAGACAGCAG AGGGAGCTGAGCACGTACGTGGGACGCATCCTGGACGAGGCCCGGGAGACGTGGACCGAAGGGGGGCCGCCGCCCAGGGAGGACGGATGCTTCGCCAGTCCCCTGGCCTACGACATCATTCAG ATGGTAAACGGCATGGTGAGCGCGGCAGAGAAAGTGGTGGGCGACCTGCAGAAGGCTCAGAATCTGACGTGTCAGCTGCAGGACTTGCTGCACAG gtTCAGGACTTTCCAGGCTGACGTCATCAAGCGCAACAAAGCGAACAGCGCGGCCTTCGTCAAAGCCAACCTCGGCTGTGTGGCGCAGTTCAG GGACTTCCTGGCGAGCAGGAGCCGCCTGTTCCCGGAGGAAGTTCGCCAAAGCTGCCTGAGCGTGCTGACCGACATGAAACAAAGCGCACACGAGTACCTGCTCGGCCCCGTGCACAAGAACCTCAAG CCGCACTACCGAAAACTTTGCAGCCAAGAGTGGTTGAAGAAGTCGAGGCTTGACCAGCTGCAGTGCGGCCTGGAGGACGAAATGCTTCGGCTTCAAGGACCGTCGCGGTCCTGTCACCAG GAGCTGATCGGTCAGCTGCACCGAGACGTGTCGGTGGAGTACGTCCGCAGGCTTCTGAAGGGAGAGCTCCGGCTGAAGgacaaacagcagcagcagcaggccgCCGACAACGTGGACCGCGACGCCAGCGCTTTGCACGACTTCTTCATCACACAT GGCTCCAAGGAGGCGTGGCTTCAGGAACTTTTGCTCATGATCGCCGAAGTCCTGAAGCTCCAGGATCTCCCTGCCATCCAGTTCCAAGTGGCCTCGCTGGCAACGGCTTTCCCCGATCTCAG tGAGAAGCATGTGGTGTCTTTGCTGAAGCTGAAGAGCAACCTCACCAGAGAGGACAAGAACAACGTGAAGGCCGTCCTGTCGGAGATTCCCCCAAATTCCGCCCAATCGCAGCCCTTTTTCTCATTTGTGGTAGTCAAGTAG
- the LOC133412520 gene encoding tumor necrosis factor alpha-induced protein 2-like isoform X2 has translation MISGKAAGKEAGGHKLKLKLPKMWGVNAAHVTRNSAPSTAGHAEPREAEPAAEPASAPPVPLTFEQHLSSLRLSEAGRLLLAREERLFGGDGDGDGGGGGGGGRRRREDADALAADRRALEEAVLRTLRSSLDAADVEALRSAVTFVQLEEEQDRIWERRGGMPPLPPPPWRLRCWREAHDTTLRSLVEERMDAPPTPSALRPGQSSIQADVHSMGRRLRRDLLLVLERVEPCYPGHLRICQQYAAWYHRCIGARLGKLADFGLDDQDCTFLLRWVNDFYPRLLQEVELAGEIGSPALEGLLPEDLLSPLEEQYLSRQQRELSTYVGRILDEARETWTEGGPPPREDGCFASPLAYDIIQMVNGMVSAAEKVVGDLQKAQNLTCQLQDLLHRFRTFQADVIKRNKANSAAFVKANLGCVAQFRDFLASRSRLFPEEVRQSCLSVLTDMKQSAHEYLLGPVHKNLKPHYRKLCSQEWLKKSRLDQLQCGLEDEMLRLQGPSRSCHQELIGQLHRDVSVEYVRRLLKGELRLKDKQQQQQAADNVDRDASALHDFFITHGSKEAWLQELLLMIAEVLKLQDLPAIQFQVASLATAFPDLSEKHVVSLLKLKSNLTREDKNNVKAVLSEIPPNSAQSQPFFSFVVVK, from the exons ATGATATCAG GGAAGGCGgccgggaaggaggcggggggCCACAAGCTGAAGCTCAAGTTGCCCAAGATGTGGGGCGTCAACGCGGCTCACGTCACGCGAAACAGCGCCCCCTCGACGGCCGGACACGCGGAGCCCCGAGAGGCCGAGCCCGCCGCGGAGC CCGCCTCGGCGCCGCCGGTGCCGCTGACCTTCGAGCAACACCTTTCGTCGCTGCGCCTGAGCGAGGCGGGCCGACTGCTGCTGGCCAGAGAGGAGCGCCTTTTCGGGGGCGACGGCGACGGCGatggcgggggcgggggcggagGCGGGCGACGGCGCCGGGAGGACGCGGACGCGCTGGCGGCCGACCGGCGGGCCTTGGAGGAGGCGGTGCTGCGGACGCTCAGGAGCTCGTTGGACGCGGCGGACGTCGAGGCCCTGAGGTCGGCAGTGACGTTCGtgcagctggaggaggagcaggaccGGATTTGGGAGCGACGCGGGGGCAtgccgccgctgccgccgccgccctgGAGGCTCAG GTGCTGGAGGGAAGCGCACGACACGACGCTGCGAAGCCTGGTGGAGGAGCGCATGGACGCCCCCCCGACGCCCTCCGCCCTGCGCCCGGGGCAGTCGTCCATCCAGGCCGACGTGCACAGCATGGGCCGGCGGCTGAGGCGCGACCTCCTGCTGGTGCTGGAGCGCGTGGAGCCGTGCTACCCCGGCCACCTCCGCATCTGCCAGCAGTACGCCGCCTGGTACCACCGCTGCATCGGCGCCAGGCTCGGGAAGCTGGCGGACTTCGGACTGGACGACCAGGACTGCACCTTCCTGCTGCGCTGGGTCAACGACTTTTACCCGCG ATTGCTTCAAGAAGTCGAGCTGGCGGGTGAGATCGGCAGCCCAGCGCTTGAAGGGCTCCTGCCCGAAGATCTGCTCTCCCCTCTGGAGGAGCAATACCTCAGCAGACAGCAG AGGGAGCTGAGCACGTACGTGGGACGCATCCTGGACGAGGCCCGGGAGACGTGGACCGAAGGGGGGCCGCCGCCCAGGGAGGACGGATGCTTCGCCAGTCCCCTGGCCTACGACATCATTCAG ATGGTAAACGGCATGGTGAGCGCGGCAGAGAAAGTGGTGGGCGACCTGCAGAAGGCTCAGAATCTGACGTGTCAGCTGCAGGACTTGCTGCACAG gtTCAGGACTTTCCAGGCTGACGTCATCAAGCGCAACAAAGCGAACAGCGCGGCCTTCGTCAAAGCCAACCTCGGCTGTGTGGCGCAGTTCAG GGACTTCCTGGCGAGCAGGAGCCGCCTGTTCCCGGAGGAAGTTCGCCAAAGCTGCCTGAGCGTGCTGACCGACATGAAACAAAGCGCACACGAGTACCTGCTCGGCCCCGTGCACAAGAACCTCAAG CCGCACTACCGAAAACTTTGCAGCCAAGAGTGGTTGAAGAAGTCGAGGCTTGACCAGCTGCAGTGCGGCCTGGAGGACGAAATGCTTCGGCTTCAAGGACCGTCGCGGTCCTGTCACCAG GAGCTGATCGGTCAGCTGCACCGAGACGTGTCGGTGGAGTACGTCCGCAGGCTTCTGAAGGGAGAGCTCCGGCTGAAGgacaaacagcagcagcagcaggccgCCGACAACGTGGACCGCGACGCCAGCGCTTTGCACGACTTCTTCATCACACAT GGCTCCAAGGAGGCGTGGCTTCAGGAACTTTTGCTCATGATCGCCGAAGTCCTGAAGCTCCAGGATCTCCCTGCCATCCAGTTCCAAGTGGCCTCGCTGGCAACGGCTTTCCCCGATCTCAG tGAGAAGCATGTGGTGTCTTTGCTGAAGCTGAAGAGCAACCTCACCAGAGAGGACAAGAACAACGTGAAGGCCGTCCTGTCGGAGATTCCCCCAAATTCCGCCCAATCGCAGCCCTTTTTCTCATTTGTGGTAGTCAAGTAG
- the LOC133412520 gene encoding tumor necrosis factor alpha-induced protein 2-like isoform X1, with amino-acid sequence MISDSTQKRGGFKWSPFTGKAAGKEAGGHKLKLKLPKMWGVNAAHVTRNSAPSTAGHAEPREAEPAAEPASAPPVPLTFEQHLSSLRLSEAGRLLLAREERLFGGDGDGDGGGGGGGGRRRREDADALAADRRALEEAVLRTLRSSLDAADVEALRSAVTFVQLEEEQDRIWERRGGMPPLPPPPWRLRCWREAHDTTLRSLVEERMDAPPTPSALRPGQSSIQADVHSMGRRLRRDLLLVLERVEPCYPGHLRICQQYAAWYHRCIGARLGKLADFGLDDQDCTFLLRWVNDFYPRLLQEVELAGEIGSPALEGLLPEDLLSPLEEQYLSRQQRELSTYVGRILDEARETWTEGGPPPREDGCFASPLAYDIIQMVNGMVSAAEKVVGDLQKAQNLTCQLQDLLHRFRTFQADVIKRNKANSAAFVKANLGCVAQFRDFLASRSRLFPEEVRQSCLSVLTDMKQSAHEYLLGPVHKNLKPHYRKLCSQEWLKKSRLDQLQCGLEDEMLRLQGPSRSCHQELIGQLHRDVSVEYVRRLLKGELRLKDKQQQQQAADNVDRDASALHDFFITHGSKEAWLQELLLMIAEVLKLQDLPAIQFQVASLATAFPDLSEKHVVSLLKLKSNLTREDKNNVKAVLSEIPPNSAQSQPFFSFVVVK; translated from the exons ATGATATCAG ACTCCACGCAGAAACGCGGTGGCTTCAAGTGGTCCCCTTTCACAGGGAAGGCGgccgggaaggaggcggggggCCACAAGCTGAAGCTCAAGTTGCCCAAGATGTGGGGCGTCAACGCGGCTCACGTCACGCGAAACAGCGCCCCCTCGACGGCCGGACACGCGGAGCCCCGAGAGGCCGAGCCCGCCGCGGAGC CCGCCTCGGCGCCGCCGGTGCCGCTGACCTTCGAGCAACACCTTTCGTCGCTGCGCCTGAGCGAGGCGGGCCGACTGCTGCTGGCCAGAGAGGAGCGCCTTTTCGGGGGCGACGGCGACGGCGatggcgggggcgggggcggagGCGGGCGACGGCGCCGGGAGGACGCGGACGCGCTGGCGGCCGACCGGCGGGCCTTGGAGGAGGCGGTGCTGCGGACGCTCAGGAGCTCGTTGGACGCGGCGGACGTCGAGGCCCTGAGGTCGGCAGTGACGTTCGtgcagctggaggaggagcaggaccGGATTTGGGAGCGACGCGGGGGCAtgccgccgctgccgccgccgccctgGAGGCTCAG GTGCTGGAGGGAAGCGCACGACACGACGCTGCGAAGCCTGGTGGAGGAGCGCATGGACGCCCCCCCGACGCCCTCCGCCCTGCGCCCGGGGCAGTCGTCCATCCAGGCCGACGTGCACAGCATGGGCCGGCGGCTGAGGCGCGACCTCCTGCTGGTGCTGGAGCGCGTGGAGCCGTGCTACCCCGGCCACCTCCGCATCTGCCAGCAGTACGCCGCCTGGTACCACCGCTGCATCGGCGCCAGGCTCGGGAAGCTGGCGGACTTCGGACTGGACGACCAGGACTGCACCTTCCTGCTGCGCTGGGTCAACGACTTTTACCCGCG ATTGCTTCAAGAAGTCGAGCTGGCGGGTGAGATCGGCAGCCCAGCGCTTGAAGGGCTCCTGCCCGAAGATCTGCTCTCCCCTCTGGAGGAGCAATACCTCAGCAGACAGCAG AGGGAGCTGAGCACGTACGTGGGACGCATCCTGGACGAGGCCCGGGAGACGTGGACCGAAGGGGGGCCGCCGCCCAGGGAGGACGGATGCTTCGCCAGTCCCCTGGCCTACGACATCATTCAG ATGGTAAACGGCATGGTGAGCGCGGCAGAGAAAGTGGTGGGCGACCTGCAGAAGGCTCAGAATCTGACGTGTCAGCTGCAGGACTTGCTGCACAG gtTCAGGACTTTCCAGGCTGACGTCATCAAGCGCAACAAAGCGAACAGCGCGGCCTTCGTCAAAGCCAACCTCGGCTGTGTGGCGCAGTTCAG GGACTTCCTGGCGAGCAGGAGCCGCCTGTTCCCGGAGGAAGTTCGCCAAAGCTGCCTGAGCGTGCTGACCGACATGAAACAAAGCGCACACGAGTACCTGCTCGGCCCCGTGCACAAGAACCTCAAG CCGCACTACCGAAAACTTTGCAGCCAAGAGTGGTTGAAGAAGTCGAGGCTTGACCAGCTGCAGTGCGGCCTGGAGGACGAAATGCTTCGGCTTCAAGGACCGTCGCGGTCCTGTCACCAG GAGCTGATCGGTCAGCTGCACCGAGACGTGTCGGTGGAGTACGTCCGCAGGCTTCTGAAGGGAGAGCTCCGGCTGAAGgacaaacagcagcagcagcaggccgCCGACAACGTGGACCGCGACGCCAGCGCTTTGCACGACTTCTTCATCACACAT GGCTCCAAGGAGGCGTGGCTTCAGGAACTTTTGCTCATGATCGCCGAAGTCCTGAAGCTCCAGGATCTCCCTGCCATCCAGTTCCAAGTGGCCTCGCTGGCAACGGCTTTCCCCGATCTCAG tGAGAAGCATGTGGTGTCTTTGCTGAAGCTGAAGAGCAACCTCACCAGAGAGGACAAGAACAACGTGAAGGCCGTCCTGTCGGAGATTCCCCCAAATTCCGCCCAATCGCAGCCCTTTTTCTCATTTGTGGTAGTCAAGTAG